ACTCTCGTACACGGTCTGGGCCAGTTTTGGACCAAAACCGTTGACCTCACAGATCTCATCCACAGTGGCGGCCTTGAGCTTTTTCACCGAACCGAAATGCTTGACCAGATCGGTGCGCCGTTGCGGTCCTAATCCCGGCACGGAATCGAGTACCGAGGAACGCATCCGCTTTGAGCGCTGCTGCCGATGGTAAGTAATAGCGAAGCGGTGGGCTTCATCACGAATTTGCTGCAGGAGGAAGAGCGCTTGCGAGTTACGCGGCAAAATCACCGGCTCATCATCGCCTGGAACCCAAATTTCCTCGAGGCGCTTGGCCAGGCCCACCAGGGTTACATCCACAATGCCTAACTCATCAAATACCTCTTGAGCCGCGGCCACCTGGGGCGCGCCGCCATCCACGATAAAAAGCTGCGGTGGATACGCAAAGCGGCGACCCGCTTCGGCGGATTCTTCCGCCACCTTCTCCTCTGCAAAGGAAGACTCTTCTACTTCCTCATCCGGATGGGCCAGCTTATCTTGCTTGTGGCGCTTAAACCGACGGCGCGTGATCTCTGCGATAGAACCGACGTCATCCGAGCGGCCATCACCTGCCGCCTCCTTAATGCGGTAGCGCCTATAGTCCGACTTCTTGGGCAAACCATCTTCAAAGACCACTAGAGAAGCAACCACATCTGTGCCTTGAATATGCGAGATATCGGTACATTCAATGCGTAATGGGGCTTGCTCCATGCCCAGGGCTTCTTGAATATCCTGCAAGGCCGCCGAGCGTGCGGTGAGGTCTCCTACCCGCTTGAGCTTATGTTGGCGCAATTCCTCCTTGGCGTTTTTCTCCACCGTGGCCATAAGCTGTTTTTTATCGCCGCGCTGAGGAACGCGCAGGTCTACTTGGGCGCCGCGCAGCTCCTCCAGCAGCGCGACGACCTGCTCCGGTTCATCCGGCAGGGCCTGAACCAAAATCTGGCGTGGAATAACCTGCACGCGGCGGGATTTCATGTGCGATTCTTGGTCCACCCCGCGCCGCTTCACGTCCGCGGCGAGCGCAGCATCTTCCCGCGCCTCTTGTTTCTCGCGCTCTACCGCATCGGAATAGAACTGGATGAGGAAGTTTTGTACTAACGCGGGCAGCGCGGGATCGGGTTTCCCTTCTTCCAAGGGCTCTGAGCTTGCCTGATCGCCGGCGCGTTCGACTACCCAGCCGCGCTGACCGCGAATGCGACCATCACGAACGTGGAAAATCTGTACCGCTGCCTCAAGTTCATCGGAGTTAAACGCAATGAGATCAGCATCCGTGCCGTCTGTGAAGACCACGGCCTGCTGTTCCATAATCTTGTCAATAGCGCCCAAGTCATCGCGCAGGCGCGCCGCGCGTTCGAACTCTAGGTTCTCCGCGGCCTGTTCCATGTCCTGGGTGAGTTTACGGCGCACTGCACCGGTGTTGCCATTCATGAAGGACACGAGGTCGTTGACCGTCTCGCGGTGGTCTTCTTTGCTTACTCGACCAATGCAGGGTGCATCGCATTTGCCGATGTACCCCAAAAGGCACGGACGCCCGAGCCGCTCATGCCGGTTATAAACGCCCTTCGAGCAGGTGCGCATGGGAAAGACGCGGGTAAGCAAGTCCAAGCTTTCGCGCACGGCCCAGGCATGGGAATAGGGGCCGAAATAGCGCACGCCTTTGCGCCGTGGGCCACGGTAGAAAAAGGCGCGAGGGACCGTCTCCCCGACCGAAACCGCGAGCATAGGATAGGTTTTATCGTCGCGGTACATGACGTTGAAGTGCGGATCAAAGCGCTTGATCCACGTGTACTCCAACTGCAAGGCTTCCACCTCGCTGGCAACTACCGTCCACTCCACCGAGTTGGCGGTGAGCACCATTTGGCGAGTACGCGGGTGCAGTTGCGTGATGTCCTGAAAATAGTTCGACAGCCGAGCGCGCAGGTTCTTGGCTTTGCCCACGTAGATAACGCGGCGGTTTTCATCGCGGAACTTATAGACGCCCGGGTCGGTGGGAATGGTTCCAGGGGCCGGGCGGTAGGTGGTGGGGTCAGCCAATTGTTAATCCTGAGGCATGTACTTGGCTTCCACGTCGCGGAAGCGGCGGACGTTGTCGATGACGGTGTCCTTATCGCCAGATTGCAACGCCCAGACGGGGACGAATTCGAACTCGGGCAGCTCAAGGCGTGCCATACGCTGGCCTACAGGGAAGGAAAGTCCGTAGACCACCTGCCACGGATAAAAGCGCGTGCCCACGATATTGCGGACCTCTACCCCATCCTCATTTGCGCGCAGGCGGGGACGGTTAAGAGCGATCCAGGACAGAACGGAAATGAGAACACCTACGCCAGGGAAGGCGAATTTGTCGATGGTAGTCACGTGCGCACCGGTAAAAGACACATCCAAGGTGATTCCCATGAAGATATGGATGGCCAGAACGAGGATCACCCAGGCGATAGCCACCTTGCGCAGGAAGGGCGAGGTCGCCGTAAACTCCCACGGTTTAGAGGTGGTCTGTGCGAAGGGATCGGCGCTGGTATAGGCCAATACTTCGGCGTCGCTAAGCTGGCGGCTGTGCTGCGGATTCTTTGGGGCCTGCGCCTCGTTCATGTGCATACTCCTTTGGGGCGCGCCCCGCTGGCCACCTTAGTGGTCAAGCATTGGGCGCTGACGCATTGCTAGAGGTTACTTCTGTGCTGCGTTTAGTGTACGTAACTGCAGCGCGGTATCTAAAGCCGCAATCATTGCTTCGGCGCCCTTGTTTTCTACCGAATCTGCAAAACCGGCGCGGTCGATGGCTTGCTGCTGGTCGTTGACGGTCAGCACGCCGTTAGCTACCGGGGTGGATTCATCGAGCGAGATACGGGTAAGCGCTTGGGTGACAGAGTCACATACGTAGTCAAAGTGCGGGGTGCCGCCACGGATAACGCAGCCTAGTGCCACCACGGCATCGTAGGAGCGAGCTGCTGCTTGGACCACAACGCCAAGTTCCAGGGCACCTATCACTCGGTATTCGTCAACCTCAGCACCATTGTCGGTAGCGGTCTGCACCGCCTGGGCATGGAGCTGGTCGCAGATTTCTGCGTTCCATGTAGCGGTAACCACGGCAACGCGCAGTCCACTGCCATCTACCTGGGCAATATCAGGCAGACCTTCTTTACTCATCGCTATCCTTTCAATCGCACGTCAAAGATTTATTTATGTTCTGCGTCCCACTGGGCAACCTGCGGAAGGTCGTGGCCCATGCGGTCGCGCTTAGTACGCAAGTATTCAATATTATCCGCGTGTGCTGGGGTGGCCAGCGGCGTGTGGTGGCTGGCATCCACGCCAAATCCGCTCAGCCCTTCGCCCTTATGCGGATTATTGGTTAAAAGGTTTGCGGATTCTATGCCGAGATCGCGAAGGATCTGCCCGGCCACGGAGTACTCGCGGGCGTCCTCGGGCAGGCCCTGCTCCAGGTTGGCATCGACGGTATCCATGCCCGAATCCTGCAGGCGGTACGCCTCCAACTTATGCAAAAGCCCGATGCCGCGTCCTTCCTGACCGCGCAGGTAGATGACCACGCCGCGGCCTTCTTGGCTGATAAGGCACATGGATTCATGCAGTTGAGGCCCGCAATCGCAGCGTCGTGAGCCAAAGGCATCGCCGGTTAGGCATTCCGAATGGACGCGCACTAGGACGTCGCGTGCGCCGCACAGCTGGGCGGGATCGCCGGCGACCAACGCAACGTGTTCCTGCCCGTCTACCTCATGGCGGTAACCGATGGCGGTGAAGTGACCGTATTCGGTGGGCAGCTCAGTGGTTACCTGGCGGGTGACCTGCGTTTCATTATGGCGGCGCCACTCGATGAGCTGCGCGATAGAGATCATGGAGAGCCCATGCGTATCGGCAAAGCGACGCAACTCTGGCGAGCGCGCCATATCCGTGGGGTCATCCTCCGAGACGATCTCGCACAGCACACCGGCCGGGCGCAGGCCCGCCAAACGGGCCAGATCAATGGAGGCCTCAGTATGTCCGTCCCGCTCCAGAACGCCGCCTGGGCGGGCACACAGCGGCACGACGTGGCCTGGGCGGGTGAATTCGCCCGGCGTGGTGTTTGGGTCTGCTAGGCGGCGGATGGTTTCTGCACGCGAAGTCGCAGAAATACCGGTACTTCCCGTTGCTGCATCCACGGTCACCGTATAGGCGGTGCCGCGCACATCCTGGTTGACCGCCAGCATCGGCGGAAGGTTCAGGCGGTTGCAATCGTCTGGCAATAAGGGTGCGCAGATATATCCAGAGGAATAGCGCACCATGAAGGCCACGAGTTCCGGGGTGGCTAGCTCCGCGGCGAAAATCAGATCGCCTTCATTTTCGCGATCCTCATCATCGATGACAACAACCGGCTTACCAGCGGCGATATCCGCGATGGCCTGGTCGATGGAATCTAGACGGATGGAAGTATCACTCGCGCTCATAAGGTAGCAGTCTAGTCCTTAGCCTCAGGGGGTTAAGCTTCGGGGTGAAGCATCTTTTCTACATACTTGGCCAGCACATCCACCTCGAGGTTTACCTCTCCTCCCACCGGCAAGGCGCCGTGAATGGTATCGCGCAATGTGGTGGGGATAAGGGATACCTCGAACCAGTCTGGGCCCACGGAGCTCACCGTCAGCGAGGTGCCGCTCACGGCAATGGAGCCCTTTTCCACGACGTACCGGGCAAGCTCGGACGGCAAGCTAAACCGCAGCACATCCCAGTTCTCGGAGCTAGTTCGGCTCTGGAGCGTCGCGGTGCCGTCCACGTGTCCTTGCATAATGTGCCCGCCCAGCCGGGTGGTGGGAAGCAGCGCCGGTTCGACATTGACCGGATCGCCCTCGGCAAGGCGCCCCAAGGCGGTGCGGTCAAGGGACTCCTGCATCACATCCGCACAAAAAGTATCCGCCGACAGATCCGCCACGGTAAGGCATACGCCGTTAATGGCAATGGAATCACCCAATGCGGCCTCCGCGACGGTGCGCGGGGCACGAATGCTCAGGCGAAGCGCGTCTGCGTGCGGCTCCATTGCCTCCACGGTGCCCAACTCTTGTACTAGCCCAGTAAACACGTCCAACCTTTCTCGCTATTAGCTGTTAAGAGCGCCTAGCGCACGTATTCAATAAGAACGTCATCACCCAGCGCCTTCATTCCCACCCGGCGGAAACGGGTGGCTTCTGCCAGCGTCTGGGTCACGGGGTGCGCGAGCACGCCGCGGCCTTCGCCCAGCAAAAGTGGCGCGATATAGGCAGAGATGGCATCCACCAAATCGGCCTTCAGGAAGCTACTGGCTAGGCCTGCGCCTCCTTCCACGAGGACGTCGCGGGCACCGGTGGCGTAGAGCTCGAAGAGCGCCTCTTCGATGCTCTCGTACTGCTCGTACCCTAGCTCGCGCAGGTGGCTTGCTGCATCGCCCGCCGATTCCAAATCACGCTTGCCGATGACCACCCGGCGTGGCTGGTGCGCGCGCAGGCTCCCGTCGTGAAAGCGTGCGGTGAGCGAGGGATTATCAGCCAGCGCAGTGCCGGTACCTACCACGATGGCATCGCGGTGCGCCCTATCGGCATGCACCCAGTCGCGTGCCTCCTCGCCCGTAATCCATTGGCTGGTTCCATCGGCCGCGGCCGTAAAACCGTCCAGCGTTTGCGCGAACTTCAAGGTGACGTGGGGCCGCTGGGTGCGCACGGCGAATAGCCATGGCACCAAAGCATCCTCGGCGTGCGGGGGCTTTTCTAACTTGGCGACGTCCACTCCGGCCTCCGCTAACACTTCTGCTCCACCCGCAGCCTGCGGGGTGGGATCGGCGTGGAGGTAGTACACGCGAGCCACGCCGGCATCGATAAGCGCCTGCGCGCAGGGACCCGTGCGGCCGGTATGCGCACAGGGTTCCAAGGCGACCACGGCCGTGGCGCCGCGCGCCCTATCTCCGGCCTCCTGCAACGCCATGACCTCGGCATGCGCGCCTCCCACGGGCTGGGTGGCGCCGACGCCCACAATTTCCCCAGCTGGCGACACGATGACCGCGCCTACCGGTGGATTAGGGCTCGTGGTTCCACGTACCTCAGCACCCGCGGCCATCGCGCGCAACAGCGCTGCGGAGAGAGTGCTGTTCTGGTTCTCCGCGGCCATCAGGCACCAGCCGCCAGATCACGCAGCTGCTTGACGACGCCGGCGGGATCGTCCGACTTGAATACGGCTGAGCCTGCCACGAAAGCGTCGCAACCCGCCTCGGCGGCTGCCCCGATGGTCTCGGGCGAAATGCCGCCATCGATCTCGATGACGGTTTCAAGGCCCTGCTCATCAATGCTGCGGCGCAGTTTACGGACCTTCTCCAGCATCTCTGGCATGAACTTTTGCCCGCCGAAGCCAGGCTCCACAGACATCACGAGCACCTCATCGAAATGGCGCAGCTTATCCAACCACGGCTCGATGGCGGTGCCTGGCTTGATGGAAAAGGCCGCACGCACGCCCAAATCGCGGATGCGCTGGGCCAAGTCCACCGCTGCTTGGTCATCGGCGACGGCCTCCACGTGGAAGATAATCGTATGTGCGCCCGCCTTGGCATAGGTCTCCACCCACTTTTCGGGTTCCTCGATCATGAGGTGGACATCTAGTGGCTTATCGGTGCTGCGATGGACCGTGGCCGTGATATCTGGGCCGAAGGACAGGTTGGGCACAAAGTGCCCATCCATAATGTCCACATGGACCCAGTCTGCGGTATCAATCGCCGCTAGTTCCTCGCCCAAGCGAGAAAAATCGGCGGCCAGGATGGAAGGGGAAATAATCGGTGCGGACATGCCCACCAGTCTATCGCGATTAGTCGGCTGCGCGGCAAAGCGCCGCAAAGAACATGGCGTCGGTACCGTGCCGATGCGGCCACATCTGCACGGACTTCTCATGGCCCACATCGCCCATATCAGGGATGAGAGCATGCGCATCGAGTTCTTCGGCGCCGAGTTCGCGCACGGCGCGGTCAACGATGCCCCTCGTCTCGCGCAGATCTGGCGAACACGTGGAGTAGATAACCACGCCACCTGGACGCACCAGGTTTAATGCGGAAGACAAGAGCTCGAATTGCAGCTGGTTAAGCTCGGCAATATCGGCCTCCGACTTGCGCCACCGCGCCTCGGGTCGGCGACGGAGGGCGCCGAGGCCGGAACAAGGGGCATCGACAAGCACGCGGTCAAAGCCCTCTCCCACCCCGGGATTGCGGCCATCTGCCACATGGACGTCCACGGGCAAATCGCTCACCGTCTTTTCAATCAGCGCCGCTCGGTGCGGAGATACCTCCACTGCATCAACATGCGCGGAGTCGATGCGGGCAAGCGCGCCCATCAAGGCCGCCTTACCGCCGGGACCGGCGCAGAGATCCAGCCACCGGCCGGTGTCCTCGCCTTCGAGGGGCGCCTCGCATACCGCGCGGGCAATCAGCTGCGAACCCTCGTCCTGCACGGCCGCCAATCCTTGGCGCACGGGTTCCAATTGGCCGGGGTCACCGGATTCCATGTACACCGCATAAGGGGAATAACGCCCCTCCTCATTGCCGGTCATCAGGGCCAATTCCTCGGCCGAGATTTCCCCGGGACGCGCCACCAGATGAACCGAAGGTCGATCCGAATCCGCCTCCAGGGCAGCCTCCAACTCCCCTAGGCCCAACACGCGGCTAAACGATTCCGCAATCCAGGTGGGGTGGGCATGCTTAAAGGCGATGCCGGCGATTTCTCCCTGCGGGGCGAGCTTGTCCAGCCAGGCCTTGGCCGGCGTCCGCGTAATGGTGCGCATGATGCCATTGGCAAAGCCCTTGGCCTTGACTTCACCGGCGGCTTCTACCAAACGAACGGTGGTATCAACCGCCGCGTGTGGCTCCACGCGGGTATAAAGAACTTGATAGGCACCCAGACGCAAGGCATCAACCACGGCTGGGGAAATGGCCTCGAGGCCGCGAGAGGAGCACTCTGCGATGACGGCATCAACTACGCCAAGGGTGCGCAGCGTGCCGTAGGTGATTTCGGTGGCGAAGGCGGCGTCGCGCCCCTTGAGCTTTTGCTTGCGCAGTGCCTTGGGCATGATGAGGTTGGCAAAAGCATCATCCTCGCTTACCCTGCGCACCACGTCGAAGGCGACCGAACGCGGCGCATCCACGCCCGCGGCCAGCGCGGCCTGAATCAGACCGCCTTCCTGGCGCTTGCCGGGACGCTGGCCCTTAGCAGCCTGCCGGCCCCTATGCTGCCCACCGCGGCCACCATGCTGCTGCCGTTGCGGGCGGCCATCTCGGCCCTTCGCACCAGTGGATTTGTGGGAGTCCTGCGGCTTTCCCGCCGGCGACTTATCCCCGGACTTGCTGCGGGAACGGAAACCACCACTCATTGAAACTTCACCTCGGCATCCTTGCCTAGTCCACGGGCCCAATCGGCCGCATTCATCATCTTCTTTCCCGGAGGCTGGATTTTACCCAGCTGGACTGGCTGCGAACCGGTACCGATGAATACGGCTTTCTTGGCAATGTGCAGCTGCCCTGGTTCTAGTTCCTGTGGAACCGCCGCCTCTTCTATGCGGCTGACCGGTCCAATCTTCACGCGGGCCTCGTCCCACATGGTCCATGCACCCGGCCCAGGCGTGTGTGCGCGAATGTGCCGATCGATGGCAAATGCCGGTTGGGACCACTCCACGCGTGCCTGCGCGGTAGAGATTTTCGGCGCATAGGTAGCCTCCCCCTGCTGCGGCTGCGCCTCCAGCTGTCCCGCCGCTAGGCCATCCATGGTGGCCACGAGCAGATCGCCGCCGGAATAGGCAAGGCGCGTCAACAGGTCATCGGCAGTATCGGTTCCTTTAATCTCCTCCGTCACGGTGCCGAGCACCGGGCCGGTATCAAGGCCCTCCTCAATGCGGAAGGTTGATGCGCCGGTCACGTCATCGCCTGCGGCAATGGCAGCCTGCACCGGGGCCGCGCCGCGCCATGCCGGAAGCAAGGAAAAGTGCAGGTTTACCCAGCCATGCTGTGGTAGTTCCAGCAGGTCCTTAGTCACCAGATTGCCGTAGGCCACCACCGGAATCGCCTCAGGCTGCAATTCCTTTAAGCGGGCGCGCAGCGCCTGCCCATCCTCCGAGTCAGGGCGCAGGGTGGTTGGGGTCAATACTTCAATGCCATGTTCTTGGGCGAGCGCTTTCACTGGGCTCGGGTGAAGAGTGCGGCCGCGGCCCTTCTTCGCGTCTGGGCGAGTAATTACCGCCACCACCTCGTGCGACGAGGCAAGTAGTTTTTCCAAGGCCACAACGGCTGGCTCAGGGGTACCGGCAAAAATGATCCGCATGCGGGGAAACTCTCCTCTTAATATCGTTCAAAATACTAGGCTACAACGCCGCAACGCTGCCGCCACAGCGAGCGGGCTACGAGGCGTTAAACCACTCGGATTCACGGATGGCGCGCATGGCCTCCTTGCGCACTGGCGCATCCAAGCGTTGTAGGAAAAGCACCCCATCGAGGTGGT
This genomic stretch from Corynebacterium tuberculostearicum harbors:
- the uvrC gene encoding excinuclease ABC subunit UvrC encodes the protein MADPTTYRPAPGTIPTDPGVYKFRDENRRVIYVGKAKNLRARLSNYFQDITQLHPRTRQMVLTANSVEWTVVASEVEALQLEYTWIKRFDPHFNVMYRDDKTYPMLAVSVGETVPRAFFYRGPRRKGVRYFGPYSHAWAVRESLDLLTRVFPMRTCSKGVYNRHERLGRPCLLGYIGKCDAPCIGRVSKEDHRETVNDLVSFMNGNTGAVRRKLTQDMEQAAENLEFERAARLRDDLGAIDKIMEQQAVVFTDGTDADLIAFNSDELEAAVQIFHVRDGRIRGQRGWVVERAGDQASSEPLEEGKPDPALPALVQNFLIQFYSDAVEREKQEAREDAALAADVKRRGVDQESHMKSRRVQVIPRQILVQALPDEPEQVVALLEELRGAQVDLRVPQRGDKKQLMATVEKNAKEELRQHKLKRVGDLTARSAALQDIQEALGMEQAPLRIECTDISHIQGTDVVASLVVFEDGLPKKSDYRRYRIKEAAGDGRSDDVGSIAEITRRRFKRHKQDKLAHPDEEVEESSFAEEKVAEESAEAGRRFAYPPQLFIVDGGAPQVAAAQEVFDELGIVDVTLVGLAKRLEEIWVPGDDEPVILPRNSQALFLLQQIRDEAHRFAITYHRQQRSKRMRSSVLDSVPGLGPQRRTDLVKHFGSVKKLKAATVDEICEVNGFGPKLAQTVYESLHDSAGN
- a CDS encoding PH domain-containing protein, coding for MNEAQAPKNPQHSRQLSDAEVLAYTSADPFAQTTSKPWEFTATSPFLRKVAIAWVILVLAIHIFMGITLDVSFTGAHVTTIDKFAFPGVGVLISVLSWIALNRPRLRANEDGVEVRNIVGTRFYPWQVVYGLSFPVGQRMARLELPEFEFVPVWALQSGDKDTVIDNVRRFRDVEAKYMPQD
- the ribH gene encoding 6,7-dimethyl-8-ribityllumazine synthase → MSKEGLPDIAQVDGSGLRVAVVTATWNAEICDQLHAQAVQTATDNGAEVDEYRVIGALELGVVVQAAARSYDAVVALGCVIRGGTPHFDYVCDSVTQALTRISLDESTPVANGVLTVNDQQQAIDRAGFADSVENKGAEAMIAALDTALQLRTLNAAQK
- a CDS encoding bifunctional 3,4-dihydroxy-2-butanone-4-phosphate synthase/GTP cyclohydrolase II; translated protein: MSASDTSIRLDSIDQAIADIAAGKPVVVIDDEDRENEGDLIFAAELATPELVAFMVRYSSGYICAPLLPDDCNRLNLPPMLAVNQDVRGTAYTVTVDAATGSTGISATSRAETIRRLADPNTTPGEFTRPGHVVPLCARPGGVLERDGHTEASIDLARLAGLRPAGVLCEIVSEDDPTDMARSPELRRFADTHGLSMISIAQLIEWRRHNETQVTRQVTTELPTEYGHFTAIGYRHEVDGQEHVALVAGDPAQLCGARDVLVRVHSECLTGDAFGSRRCDCGPQLHESMCLISQEGRGVVIYLRGQEGRGIGLLHKLEAYRLQDSGMDTVDANLEQGLPEDAREYSVAGQILRDLGIESANLLTNNPHKGEGLSGFGVDASHHTPLATPAHADNIEYLRTKRDRMGHDLPQVAQWDAEHK
- a CDS encoding riboflavin synthase; translation: MFTGLVQELGTVEAMEPHADALRLSIRAPRTVAEAALGDSIAINGVCLTVADLSADTFCADVMQESLDRTALGRLAEGDPVNVEPALLPTTRLGGHIMQGHVDGTATLQSRTSSENWDVLRFSLPSELARYVVEKGSIAVSGTSLTVSSVGPDWFEVSLIPTTLRDTIHGALPVGGEVNLEVDVLAKYVEKMLHPEA
- the ribD gene encoding bifunctional diaminohydroxyphosphoribosylaminopyrimidine deaminase/5-amino-6-(5-phosphoribosylamino)uracil reductase RibD — its product is MAAENQNSTLSAALLRAMAAGAEVRGTTSPNPPVGAVIVSPAGEIVGVGATQPVGGAHAEVMALQEAGDRARGATAVVALEPCAHTGRTGPCAQALIDAGVARVYYLHADPTPQAAGGAEVLAEAGVDVAKLEKPPHAEDALVPWLFAVRTQRPHVTLKFAQTLDGFTAAADGTSQWITGEEARDWVHADRAHRDAIVVGTGTALADNPSLTARFHDGSLRAHQPRRVVIGKRDLESAGDAASHLRELGYEQYESIEEALFELYATGARDVLVEGGAGLASSFLKADLVDAISAYIAPLLLGEGRGVLAHPVTQTLAEATRFRRVGMKALGDDVLIEYVR
- the rpe gene encoding ribulose-phosphate 3-epimerase gives rise to the protein MSAPIISPSILAADFSRLGEELAAIDTADWVHVDIMDGHFVPNLSFGPDITATVHRSTDKPLDVHLMIEEPEKWVETYAKAGAHTIIFHVEAVADDQAAVDLAQRIRDLGVRAAFSIKPGTAIEPWLDKLRHFDEVLVMSVEPGFGGQKFMPEMLEKVRKLRRSIDEQGLETVIEIDGGISPETIGAAAEAGCDAFVAGSAVFKSDDPAGVVKQLRDLAAGA
- a CDS encoding RsmB/NOP family class I SAM-dependent RNA methyltransferase, which translates into the protein MSGGFRSRSKSGDKSPAGKPQDSHKSTGAKGRDGRPQRQQHGGRGGQHRGRQAAKGQRPGKRQEGGLIQAALAAGVDAPRSVAFDVVRRVSEDDAFANLIMPKALRKQKLKGRDAAFATEITYGTLRTLGVVDAVIAECSSRGLEAISPAVVDALRLGAYQVLYTRVEPHAAVDTTVRLVEAAGEVKAKGFANGIMRTITRTPAKAWLDKLAPQGEIAGIAFKHAHPTWIAESFSRVLGLGELEAALEADSDRPSVHLVARPGEISAEELALMTGNEEGRYSPYAVYMESGDPGQLEPVRQGLAAVQDEGSQLIARAVCEAPLEGEDTGRWLDLCAGPGGKAALMGALARIDSAHVDAVEVSPHRAALIEKTVSDLPVDVHVADGRNPGVGEGFDRVLVDAPCSGLGALRRRPEARWRKSEADIAELNQLQFELLSSALNLVRPGGVVIYSTCSPDLRETRGIVDRAVRELGAEELDAHALIPDMGDVGHEKSVQMWPHRHGTDAMFFAALCRAAD
- the fmt gene encoding methionyl-tRNA formyltransferase; translation: MRIIFAGTPEPAVVALEKLLASSHEVVAVITRPDAKKGRGRTLHPSPVKALAQEHGIEVLTPTTLRPDSEDGQALRARLKELQPEAIPVVAYGNLVTKDLLELPQHGWVNLHFSLLPAWRGAAPVQAAIAAGDDVTGASTFRIEEGLDTGPVLGTVTEEIKGTDTADDLLTRLAYSGGDLLVATMDGLAAGQLEAQPQQGEATYAPKISTAQARVEWSQPAFAIDRHIRAHTPGPGAWTMWDEARVKIGPVSRIEEAAVPQELEPGQLHIAKKAVFIGTGSQPVQLGKIQPPGKKMMNAADWARGLGKDAEVKFQ